One Paenarthrobacter aurescens TC1 DNA window includes the following coding sequences:
- a CDS encoding putative serine protease, subtilase family (identified by match to protein family HMM PF00082), which produces MQIRRRASVRSQVIFAGIIAMVGAALPALPAVANETPVPVPSAAPRTMSTESSVLPTDQFIVKFKDRASIQSLDRKSSLNRAAGTLGVPIEAVRTLATGEEVVKTDKKLGGEEAGELVSALAADPSVEYAEPDVIMRPFASAPNDPLYSYQWAHSSTDSGGMRVLGAWDVSQGAGSVVAVIDTGITDHTDLNANILPGFDMIHDPLVAGDSNGRDSNPADEGDATYYGECEPGWPGYSSSWHGTHVAGLVAAVAGNSKGVAGVAPKAKVVPVRALGICGGYASDIADSIVWAAGGTVTGAPANANPANVINLSLGGLAPCSTIYQNAADFARSKGASVVVAAGNEGIDASKVSPANCKNVLVVGASTRNGLKASYSNFGINVDVAAPGGDMTNSGLDGILSTLNDGTDSLGSEGYSVMEGSSMAAPQVAAVAAMMYSKLPALTPADVEQRLKASARPINGCGCGAGLVDANATLTKVAAEAAPITAGIPTISGEAAVGKLLIAEPGNWGNTYEATWNYQWNRWGTPIPGATGNGYWLTEDDHQATITVTVTATKKFVPAVSATSEPTVQVAPGTLFGSVPVITGSAYEGSTLTANPGTWGPAPVDLTYRWTRNKPGTTGEHVSSASTYTLTSEDIGSTLSLHVMGNKTPYWLLEMSSKPTPVVVAADKAVTPEAVVFTEAPYMGNDRYTIPESETMDYQVDDKMLQAGTHPARGQAKITAVPKSGYAVLNGATSEWKAYFSAKGPEFTAPAVSPFRDVATTQQFYKEMSWLADRKISTGWVEADKSVSYRPVTPINRDAMAAFLYRAAGSPDYTPPAQSPFKDVATTQQFYKEMAWLAETGISSGWTENGARYYKPLTPIKRDAMAAFLYRLVNKPDYEAPMNPPFKDLDSGQLFYKEMVWMSVAGISSGWQLGENNYWYQPMEPINRDAMAAFLYRLP; this is translated from the coding sequence ATGCAGATCCGACGGAGAGCCAGTGTGCGCTCTCAAGTAATTTTTGCCGGCATTATCGCAATGGTAGGAGCTGCCCTCCCGGCCCTTCCTGCTGTAGCGAATGAGACTCCGGTGCCTGTGCCCAGCGCGGCACCACGGACAATGTCCACCGAGTCCTCGGTCCTCCCTACGGACCAATTCATTGTGAAGTTCAAGGACCGGGCAAGTATCCAATCACTGGACCGGAAGTCGTCCTTGAATCGGGCCGCTGGGACCCTTGGCGTCCCTATTGAAGCTGTCCGTACGCTAGCCACGGGTGAAGAAGTGGTGAAGACGGACAAGAAGCTCGGTGGCGAAGAAGCCGGTGAACTGGTTTCCGCCCTGGCCGCAGACCCCAGCGTTGAGTATGCCGAGCCAGATGTCATCATGAGGCCATTCGCTTCCGCGCCCAACGATCCTTTGTACTCATATCAGTGGGCACACAGTAGCACCGACAGTGGCGGGATGCGTGTCCTGGGGGCATGGGACGTGAGCCAGGGAGCCGGGAGCGTGGTTGCGGTCATCGATACCGGCATTACTGACCACACCGACTTGAACGCCAACATTCTGCCTGGCTTTGACATGATTCATGATCCCCTCGTTGCAGGTGACTCCAACGGACGCGATTCGAATCCGGCAGATGAGGGCGACGCCACCTACTACGGGGAGTGCGAGCCCGGATGGCCCGGTTATTCATCTTCGTGGCACGGGACACATGTGGCCGGTCTTGTGGCTGCTGTTGCAGGAAACAGCAAGGGCGTGGCAGGCGTTGCTCCCAAGGCAAAGGTCGTTCCGGTGCGTGCGCTGGGCATCTGTGGCGGATACGCTTCCGACATCGCAGATTCGATCGTTTGGGCGGCGGGCGGAACAGTTACGGGAGCCCCAGCGAACGCGAATCCAGCGAACGTCATCAACCTGAGCCTCGGAGGCCTGGCGCCTTGCTCCACGATCTACCAAAACGCTGCAGATTTTGCACGAAGCAAGGGCGCCTCAGTGGTGGTGGCTGCAGGTAACGAAGGCATCGACGCATCCAAGGTCAGCCCTGCCAACTGTAAGAACGTGCTGGTGGTCGGTGCGAGCACACGCAATGGCCTCAAAGCGTCGTACTCCAACTTCGGAATCAACGTCGATGTCGCCGCCCCGGGCGGCGACATGACCAACTCGGGCCTCGACGGAATTTTGTCCACCCTCAACGACGGAACGGATTCCCTAGGTTCCGAGGGATACTCCGTTATGGAGGGCAGTTCAATGGCCGCTCCTCAGGTAGCGGCAGTAGCAGCCATGATGTATTCAAAACTGCCTGCTTTGACCCCCGCGGATGTTGAGCAGAGGCTAAAGGCCTCGGCTCGGCCGATCAACGGCTGTGGCTGCGGCGCCGGTTTGGTTGACGCCAACGCCACTCTCACCAAGGTGGCAGCCGAGGCTGCGCCAATCACGGCGGGCATTCCCACAATTTCCGGTGAGGCTGCTGTTGGCAAGTTGTTGATTGCTGAACCTGGCAACTGGGGTAACACCTACGAAGCCACCTGGAATTATCAGTGGAACCGGTGGGGAACACCCATCCCCGGAGCAACCGGAAACGGTTACTGGTTGACAGAGGATGATCACCAAGCCACCATCACGGTCACTGTTACTGCCACCAAGAAGTTCGTACCGGCCGTCTCCGCAACCTCGGAGCCGACAGTTCAAGTGGCTCCCGGAACCTTGTTTGGTAGCGTGCCTGTTATCACGGGCTCGGCCTACGAGGGAAGCACCCTAACGGCCAACCCGGGTACGTGGGGCCCGGCCCCTGTGGACTTGACCTATCGGTGGACCCGCAACAAGCCAGGCACCACTGGTGAGCACGTCTCCAGTGCCTCTACCTACACCTTGACGAGCGAGGACATTGGCAGCACGCTTTCGCTACATGTCATGGGTAACAAGACCCCATACTGGCTGCTGGAGATGTCCAGCAAGCCAACGCCTGTTGTAGTTGCCGCTGACAAGGCTGTTACGCCTGAAGCCGTAGTGTTCACCGAAGCTCCGTACATGGGCAACGATCGCTACACTATTCCGGAGTCAGAGACCATGGACTACCAGGTAGATGACAAAATGCTCCAAGCCGGAACTCACCCCGCTCGAGGACAGGCCAAAATTACAGCCGTTCCGAAGAGCGGTTATGCAGTGCTCAACGGGGCGACTTCAGAGTGGAAGGCCTACTTCAGCGCAAAGGGGCCGGAATTTACGGCGCCTGCTGTTTCACCCTTCCGGGATGTGGCGACCACCCAGCAGTTCTATAAGGAAATGTCCTGGCTTGCAGACCGTAAGATCTCTACCGGTTGGGTAGAGGCGGACAAATCCGTCTCATACCGGCCGGTGACACCCATCAACCGTGACGCAATGGCAGCATTCCTTTACCGTGCGGCCGGCTCGCCGGACTACACACCTCCCGCGCAATCCCCATTCAAGGACGTTGCAACCACGCAGCAGTTCTACAAGGAGATGGCATGGTTGGCAGAAACCGGCATTTCATCCGGATGGACTGAGAACGGGGCGCGTTACTACAAACCGCTGACCCCCATCAAACGCGACGCGATGGCTGCCTTCCTGTACAGGTTGGTCAACAAGCCCGACTATGAAGCACCGATGAATCCACCTTTCAAGGACCTCGATTCTGGCCAGCTGTTCTACAAGGAAATGGTCTGGATGAGCGTTGCGGGGATTTCCTCCGGCTGGCAGCTAGGGGAGAACAACTACTGGTACCAGCCGATGGAGCCCATCAACCGCGACGCCATGGCAGCATTCCTTTACCGCTTGCCATAG
- a CDS encoding putative LPXTG-motif cell wall anchor domain protein (identified by match to protein family HMM TIGR01167) encodes MNTTIRKCLIGTCFAGGMIVLSATAANAADTSGKDGLLSGTQVVAPVTAPISLGGTSFGLLGDSAATTSAPGTAGSSGSAAAPAASTNGSNSIGSGTQLVAPVTVPVNLGSSSVGLLGGSTAANSATPAAPAPAAPAAAAPTASTSGSDGIASGTQVVAPVTIPITVGATSAGVLGDSTATSAPAPAQAPAPAQAPAPAQAPVQATTSGGESIASGAQVVAPISVPVNIGATAAGVGGDSSATSGSGSSSGGTAPATSGASTSGSDGIGSGTQVVAPITAPVNLGSTSAGVLGDSSATSGSGSSSGGTAPAASGASGASTSGSDGVGSGTQVVAPITAPVNLGSTSAGLLGDSLATSGSGSSSGGTAPAASGASTSGSDGIGSGTQVVAPITAPVNLGSTSAGLLGDSSAANTGAGSTGTSAPATSGASTSGSDGIGSGTQVVAPITAPVNLGSTSAGLLGDSSAANTGAGSTGTSAPATSGASTSGSDGIGSGTQVVAPITAPVNLGSTSAGLLGDSSATNTGTTGGTAPTGTTPGSTTSGNDGLLSGTQVIIPITAPVTVGSTSVGIGGGSTGTVNPPVVNPPVVNPPVVNPPVVNPPVVNPPVVNPPVVNPPAGGGLDAGGETGINTPVAGTTNTTYASVGTQASSVVVPSATQGALTAAASTAVGSANTLANTGLNGQWVLWAGAMLLMGLVLAAVGRRKAVANRR; translated from the coding sequence GACTGTTGGGGGATTCAGCAGCTACGACGTCCGCGCCGGGAACTGCTGGAAGTTCCGGCTCCGCTGCAGCACCGGCTGCCAGCACCAATGGTTCCAACAGCATCGGCTCCGGAACGCAGCTAGTTGCTCCGGTAACGGTGCCCGTAAACCTGGGCTCGTCGTCAGTGGGTCTGCTGGGGGGCTCCACTGCGGCGAACTCAGCCACACCTGCCGCTCCGGCACCTGCTGCTCCCGCAGCGGCCGCTCCGACAGCAAGCACCAGCGGTTCCGACGGTATCGCCTCGGGAACCCAAGTTGTTGCGCCGGTGACGATCCCCATCACGGTGGGAGCGACATCCGCCGGTGTACTTGGCGACTCAACTGCTACATCAGCTCCTGCCCCGGCACAGGCTCCGGCTCCGGCCCAAGCTCCGGCTCCGGCCCAAGCTCCGGTGCAGGCAACGACGTCGGGGGGAGAGAGTATTGCGTCCGGCGCTCAGGTAGTGGCTCCGATTTCGGTCCCTGTTAACATCGGAGCCACTGCCGCGGGTGTAGGTGGTGACTCGTCTGCCACCTCCGGTTCGGGTTCTTCATCCGGTGGTACTGCTCCGGCGACTTCGGGTGCTTCGACTTCCGGTTCGGATGGCATTGGTTCGGGAACCCAGGTTGTTGCTCCGATCACCGCTCCGGTGAACCTTGGTTCGACTTCCGCTGGTGTGTTGGGTGACTCGTCGGCCACCTCCGGCTCGGGTTCTTCATCCGGTGGTACTGCTCCGGCGGCTTCGGGGGCTTCGGGTGCTTCCACTTCCGGTTCGGATGGTGTTGGTTCGGGGACGCAGGTTGTTGCTCCGATCACCGCTCCGGTAAACCTTGGTTCGACCTCGGCTGGTCTGTTGGGTGACTCGTTGGCCACCTCCGGCTCGGGTTCTTCATCCGGTGGTACTGCTCCGGCGGCGTCGGGTGCTTCGACTTCCGGTTCTGACGGCATTGGTTCGGGAACCCAGGTTGTTGCTCCGATCACGGCTCCGGTGAACCTTGGTTCGACCTCGGCTGGTCTGCTGGGTGACTCGTCGGCCGCGAATACTGGTGCTGGTTCGACTGGTACTTCGGCTCCGGCTACGTCGGGTGCTTCCACCTCCGGTTCTGACGGCATTGGTTCGGGAACCCAGGTTGTTGCTCCGATCACCGCTCCGGTAAACCTTGGTTCGACCTCGGCTGGTCTGCTGGGTGACTCGTCCGCCGCGAATACAGGTGCTGGTTCGACTGGTACTTCGGCTCCGGCTACGTCGGGTGCTTCGACTTCCGGTTCTGACGGCATTGGTTCGGGAACCCAGGTTGTTGCTCCGATCACCGCTCCAGTGAACCTTGGTTCGACCTCCGCTGGTCTGCTGGGTGACTCGTCGGCCACGAACACTGGCACCACGGGCGGAACTGCCCCGACGGGTACGACGCCAGGCAGCACCACTTCCGGGAACGACGGACTTCTTTCCGGCACTCAGGTGATCATCCCGATCACGGCTCCTGTAACCGTTGGTTCCACCTCCGTGGGAATCGGTGGTGGCTCTACCGGCACTGTGAACCCGCCGGTTGTGAACCCTCCCGTCGTAAACCCGCCGGTTGTGAACCCTCCGGTTGTGAACCCGCCGGTTGTGAACCCGCCGGTTGTGAACCCTCCCGTCGTGAACCCGCCTGCAGGTGGTGGCCTTGACGCTGGTGGAGAAACTGGCATCAACACTCCCGTCGCAGGCACCACAAACACCACGTATGCCTCGGTTGGCACCCAAGCCAGCAGCGTAGTGGTCCCGAGTGCCACGCAGGGTGCGTTGACCGCGGCAGCCTCCACCGCCGTCGGAAGTGCCAACACCTTGGCCAACACTGGACTCAACGGTCAGTGGGTTCTCTGGGCAGGCGCCATGCTCCTGATGGGGTTGGTGCTCGCAGCAGTCGGTCGCCGCAAGGCAGTAGCTAACCGCCGCTAA
- a CDS encoding putative acyltransferase family domain protein (identified by match to protein family HMM PF01757), which produces MSSTLRSASRRSNAPIVAVPASRDLVVDFIRVACMFAVVAVHLLMMGISVDESGIGVGNPLTSLSWFAQGTWFGQVMPLFFIVGGFASLTSWRSLQRKGGDAGDYLRNRVLRLVRPTVALYIFLAIALWSATAAGVPADLLAVIAAGAGVQLWFLAAYLICQAMVPTMAKLHEAAPYRTIAALAASAVVVDVLRLGLERNPWGFDSNPIGLLNMVFVWGLLQQLGFFYADGFFDRFAKWQLVLAAAGCYAAMVPLTHAGPYPVDMLTSQNPPMFPLILVGLAHILLVKAAYPVLQRCVRVGWVQKVMFVVGSRAMTIYLWHLPLIIAMFGIALVLRLPFPEPAGTEWWLTRPLFYVAAWTLVLLVSTPLVRLELASTALAPGAVRPAMWRIAAGTVLAIVPPFVVMRSALDVANATWGLLLLVIAVALVTGKVPDRAWKTPRSVSTGAVAS; this is translated from the coding sequence ATGTCATCAACGCTTAGGTCCGCTTCGCGCAGGAGCAACGCCCCTATTGTCGCCGTCCCCGCTTCCCGCGATTTGGTGGTGGATTTCATCCGCGTCGCCTGCATGTTTGCCGTGGTAGCTGTTCACCTGCTCATGATGGGGATCAGCGTGGACGAGTCCGGCATCGGCGTGGGCAATCCCCTGACGTCCCTAAGCTGGTTTGCGCAAGGAACTTGGTTCGGCCAGGTCATGCCGCTTTTCTTCATCGTGGGCGGTTTCGCCTCGCTCACGTCGTGGCGCAGCCTGCAACGCAAGGGCGGCGACGCCGGCGATTACCTCCGGAACCGGGTGCTGCGACTGGTCCGGCCCACGGTTGCGTTGTACATCTTCCTTGCGATTGCCCTGTGGAGCGCGACGGCGGCCGGTGTCCCTGCCGACTTGCTCGCCGTTATCGCCGCGGGCGCCGGAGTGCAGCTGTGGTTCCTTGCCGCGTACCTGATCTGCCAGGCCATGGTTCCCACTATGGCGAAGCTCCACGAAGCAGCGCCATACCGGACCATTGCAGCGCTGGCCGCGAGCGCCGTCGTGGTTGATGTTCTTCGCTTGGGCTTGGAGCGCAACCCGTGGGGCTTCGACTCGAACCCGATCGGGCTGCTGAACATGGTGTTCGTGTGGGGGCTGCTGCAACAGCTGGGCTTCTTCTACGCCGACGGCTTCTTTGACCGCTTCGCCAAGTGGCAGCTCGTTCTTGCCGCTGCCGGCTGTTACGCCGCGATGGTTCCGCTCACGCACGCCGGGCCGTATCCGGTGGACATGCTGACCAGCCAGAACCCGCCCATGTTCCCCCTGATCCTGGTAGGTCTGGCACACATTCTTTTGGTGAAGGCCGCCTATCCGGTGCTGCAGCGATGTGTCCGTGTCGGCTGGGTACAGAAGGTGATGTTCGTGGTGGGTAGCCGGGCGATGACCATTTATCTGTGGCACCTGCCGTTGATCATCGCCATGTTTGGGATCGCGCTGGTCCTTCGCCTGCCCTTCCCCGAGCCCGCCGGCACCGAGTGGTGGCTCACCCGGCCTCTGTTTTATGTAGCTGCTTGGACGCTGGTGCTGTTGGTCTCAACCCCGCTTGTCCGACTGGAACTGGCCAGCACTGCTCTGGCACCGGGTGCGGTCCGGCCGGCTATGTGGCGCATTGCTGCCGGAACTGTCTTGGCCATCGTCCCCCCGTTCGTGGTGATGAGGTCTGCGCTGGACGTTGCGAATGCGACCTGGGGGCTGTTGCTGCTGGTGATTGCCGTGGCACTGGTGACTGGCAAGGTTCCTGACCGGGCTTGGAAGACCCCGCGCAGTGTTTCAACGGGAGCCGTGGCTTCCTGA
- a CDS encoding hypothetical protein (identified by Glimmer2; putative), with protein MLIVMHIKEFWDQLSPHTQQWLMDNPGTMIVPRTVTAIINGETGESEGVDTHGGTHLTDEDRHFIHEQARARQAVSAEEPKFFDSVGPED; from the coding sequence GTGCTGATTGTTATGCACATCAAAGAATTCTGGGACCAGCTTTCTCCGCACACTCAGCAATGGCTGATGGACAATCCGGGAACCATGATTGTGCCGCGGACCGTTACCGCGATCATCAACGGGGAAACGGGGGAGAGTGAAGGTGTTGACACGCATGGTGGCACACACCTCACGGACGAGGACCGACACTTCATCCACGAGCAAGCCCGCGCGCGGCAGGCTGTGTCTGCGGAAGAACCCAAGTTCTTCGACTCGGTTGGTCCGGAGGACTAG
- a CDS encoding putative major facilitator superfamily (MFS) transporter (identified by match to protein family HMM PF07690), with the protein MTTTQADKNFTLRSVALPAFGPALLFCIGEGAVLPVIALSARELGASVAVSALIVTLIGLGSWIFNIPASIITEKFGERWSIVGAGALGAVALGAAAFAPQVDHGLWLLAASMTLVGMSASVFNLARQKFLTEAVPVMFRARALSTLGGVTRIGIFIGPFVGAGVMQFAGISGAYWVGFAGMMAAAALSLTIPDLVAPETPDGGPRPPASTLRSVAVSHAGVFLSVGFGILLLSALRASRQVVIPLWADHLGLDATHASLLFGLSGAIDMLVFYPAGKLMDRKGRQWVAIPSTLIMGTALILIPFTAGFVPLLLVALLIGFGNGISSGLIMTLGADFSPDNGRSHFLGIWRFIADSGATGGPVLLSGLTAAISLSAGVWATGVLGFAAAVVFAVAIPRLKHRRNY; encoded by the coding sequence ATGACCACCACCCAAGCAGACAAAAACTTCACCCTTCGCAGCGTCGCCCTTCCGGCCTTCGGACCCGCGCTGCTGTTCTGTATCGGCGAAGGGGCGGTCCTGCCGGTTATTGCGCTCTCGGCGCGCGAGCTTGGCGCTTCGGTGGCGGTTTCAGCATTGATCGTGACACTGATCGGGCTGGGCTCCTGGATCTTCAACATCCCGGCGTCGATCATCACGGAGAAGTTCGGCGAACGATGGTCGATCGTTGGAGCCGGAGCTTTGGGCGCGGTTGCCCTCGGCGCAGCCGCGTTCGCGCCGCAGGTCGACCACGGACTCTGGCTGCTGGCTGCGTCCATGACCTTGGTGGGCATGTCGGCCAGCGTCTTCAACCTAGCCCGTCAAAAGTTCCTTACCGAGGCCGTCCCGGTCATGTTCCGCGCGCGAGCTCTTTCAACACTGGGCGGCGTGACCAGGATCGGCATCTTCATCGGGCCATTCGTGGGCGCCGGCGTCATGCAGTTCGCCGGAATCAGCGGTGCTTACTGGGTGGGCTTCGCGGGCATGATGGCGGCGGCTGCTTTGTCGCTCACCATCCCGGACCTGGTAGCCCCGGAAACGCCCGACGGCGGCCCTCGCCCTCCGGCGTCGACGTTGCGGAGCGTCGCGGTCTCCCACGCGGGGGTGTTTCTTTCTGTGGGATTCGGGATCCTGCTTCTCAGTGCTCTGCGTGCATCACGACAAGTGGTCATCCCGCTGTGGGCGGACCACCTGGGGCTCGATGCCACCCATGCGTCCTTGCTCTTCGGCTTGTCCGGGGCAATCGACATGCTGGTGTTCTATCCTGCCGGGAAGCTGATGGACAGGAAGGGCCGGCAATGGGTGGCCATTCCCTCCACGCTCATCATGGGGACGGCATTGATTCTGATTCCCTTCACCGCCGGATTCGTACCATTGCTCTTGGTCGCCCTGCTGATCGGGTTCGGCAACGGCATCAGTTCGGGGCTCATCATGACGCTCGGAGCTGACTTCTCACCGGACAACGGCCGGAGTCACTTCCTCGGGATATGGCGCTTCATTGCCGATTCCGGCGCCACCGGAGGGCCCGTGCTGCTGTCCGGGTTGACGGCTGCAATCTCGTTGTCGGCGGGCGTCTGGGCCACAGGCGTACTGGGGTTCGCAGCGGCTGTTGTGTTCGCCGTCGCAATTCCGCGGCTGAAGCACCGGCGTAACTATTAG